The proteins below come from a single Falco peregrinus isolate bFalPer1 chromosome Z, bFalPer1.pri, whole genome shotgun sequence genomic window:
- the GHR gene encoding growth hormone receptor isoform X3 has protein sequence MDLRHLLFILALVCANDSLSTSDDLLRWPQISTCRSPELETFSCYWTDGNFYNLTAPGTIQLLYMKRNDEDWKECPDYITAGENSCYFNTSYTSIWIPYCVKLANKDEVFDEKCFSVDEIVLPDPPVHLNWTLLNTSQTGIHGDIQVRWDPPPTADVQKGWITLEYELQYKEVNETKWKELEPRLSTMVPLYSLKMGRDYEIRVRSRQRTSEKFGEFSEVLYVSFSQTGIEFVHCAEEIEFPWFLVVIFGACGLAVTVIFILLSKQPRIKMLIFPPVPVPKIKGIDPDLLKKGKLDEVNSILASHDSYKSQLYNDDLWVEFIELDIEDPDEKNRVSDTDRLLSEGHLKSHSCLGAKDDDSGRASCCEPDIPETDFSASDTCDAISDIDQFKKGTEKEEDLLCLDRRDNDESLPTLANTDTQRPHMSTQSQNSQPWPPFADSIDLASPSVHTQLSNQNSLTNTDFYAQVSDITPAGSVVLSPGQKSKVGRAKCEGCTRQNFTMDSAYFCEADVKKCIAVTSHEEYEPHVQEQSCNEDAYFTAESLTTTGVNLGTSTAETPNSEMPVPDYTSIHIVHSPQGLVLNATAVRVPDKEFNVSCGYVSTDQLNKIMP, from the exons ACCTTTTGCGGTGGCCACAAATCAGCACGTGCAGATCACCTGAACTGGAGACATTTTCATGTTATTGGACTGATGGAAATTTTTATAACCTCACTGCTCCAGGAACAATACAGCTATTGTACATGAAAAG GAATGATGAGGACTGGAAAGAATGCCCTGATTATATCACTGCAGGAGAAAATAGCTGTTACTTCAACACATCCTACACCTCTATTTGGATACCATATTGTGTTAAGCTTGCCAATAAAGATGAAGTATttgatgaaaaatgtttcagcgTTGATGAAATAG TACTACCTGATCCCCCTGTCCACCTTAACTGGACTCTGCTAAATACTAGTCAGACTGGGATCCATGGGGATATCCAGGTAAGATGGGATCCACCACCAACAGCAGATGTTCAGAAGGGATGGATTACTCTGGAGTATGAATTGCAGTACAAAGAAGTTAATGAGACAAAATGGAAGGAG TTAGAACCCAGGCTCTCGACAATGGTTCCACTGTACTCTCTGAAGATGGGAAGAGATTATGAGATACGAGTCCGATCAAGACAACGTACCTCCGAAAAATTTGGGGAGTTCAGTGAAGTCCTTTATGTATCTTTTTCTCAAACAGGCATTGAATTTGTTCATTGTGCTGAAG AAATTGAGTTTCCATGGTTCTTAGTTGTTATCTTCGGAGCATGTGGGCTGGCCGTAACAGTGATCTTCATCCTGCTGTCTAAACAACCAAG aataaaaatgCTCATATTTCCTCCTGTGCCTGTTCCAAAGATTAAAGGGATCGACCCAGATCTCTTGAAG AAAGGAAAGCTAGATGAAGTGAACTCCATCTTAGCCAGCCACGACAGCTACAAGTCACAGCTATACAATGATGACTTGTGGGTTGAGTTTATTGAGTTGGACATAGAAGACCCTGATGAAAAGAACAGAGTCTCAGATACTGACAGGCTCCTGAGTGAAGGTCATCTGAAATCACACAGTTGCTTGGGAGCGAAAGATGACGATTCTGGACGGGCCAGTTGTTGTGAACCAGATATTCCAGAGACAGACTTCAGTGCAAGTGACACATGTGATGCCATCTCTGATATTGATCAGTTCAAAAAGggaactgaaaaagaagaggatCTCTTGTGCCTTGATAGAAGAGATAATGATGAGTCACTTCCAACCCTTGCCAATACAGACACCCAACGGCCACATATGAGTACTCAGTCCCAAAATAGCCAGCCATGGCCACCTTTTGCAGACAGCATTGACCTAGCTAGTCCATCAGTCCATACCCAGCTAAGTAACCAGAATTCATTGACAAATACTGACTTCTATGCGCAAGTGAGTGATATTACTCCAGCAGGCAGTGTTGTACTTTCACCAGGGCAGAAATCCAAGGTGGGGAGAGCAAAATGTGAAGGCTGCACAAGACAAAACTTCACCATGGACAGTGCCTACTTCTGTGAGGCAGATGTGAAAAAATGTATTGCTGTAACTTCCCATGAAGAGTATGAGCCGCATGTTCAGGAGCAAAGCTGTAACGAGGATGCTTACTTCACCGCAGAGAGCCTTACCACTACCGGTGTCAATCTTGGAACTTCAACAGCAGAAACCCCAAACTCAGAGATGCCTGTCCCAGACTATACGTCTATTCATATCGTTCATTCTCCACAAGGCCTTGTGCTGAATGCAACTGCAGTGCGTGTGCCAGACAAGGAATTCAACGTGTCTTGTGGCTATGTGAGCACAGACCAGCTGAACAAAATCATGCCGTAG
- the GHR gene encoding growth hormone receptor isoform X2: protein MTPFLQVMVCSGDGAHTGCTTLIIDLCGKQGIQIYPKSAKGCTDLLRWPQISTCRSPELETFSCYWTDGNFYNLTAPGTIQLLYMKRNDEDWKECPDYITAGENSCYFNTSYTSIWIPYCVKLANKDEVFDEKCFSVDEIVLPDPPVHLNWTLLNTSQTGIHGDIQVRWDPPPTADVQKGWITLEYELQYKEVNETKWKELEPRLSTMVPLYSLKMGRDYEIRVRSRQRTSEKFGEFSEVLYVSFSQTGIEFVHCAEEIEFPWFLVVIFGACGLAVTVIFILLSKQPRIKMLIFPPVPVPKIKGIDPDLLKKGKLDEVNSILASHDSYKSQLYNDDLWVEFIELDIEDPDEKNRVSDTDRLLSEGHLKSHSCLGAKDDDSGRASCCEPDIPETDFSASDTCDAISDIDQFKKGTEKEEDLLCLDRRDNDESLPTLANTDTQRPHMSTQSQNSQPWPPFADSIDLASPSVHTQLSNQNSLTNTDFYAQVSDITPAGSVVLSPGQKSKVGRAKCEGCTRQNFTMDSAYFCEADVKKCIAVTSHEEYEPHVQEQSCNEDAYFTAESLTTTGVNLGTSTAETPNSEMPVPDYTSIHIVHSPQGLVLNATAVRVPDKEFNVSCGYVSTDQLNKIMP from the exons GTTTGTTCAGGAGATGGAGCTCACACAGGGTGTACAACATTGATAATTGACTTGTGTGGGAAACAAGGAATTCAGATCTACCCCAAGAGTGCCAAGGGTTGTACAG ACCTTTTGCGGTGGCCACAAATCAGCACGTGCAGATCACCTGAACTGGAGACATTTTCATGTTATTGGACTGATGGAAATTTTTATAACCTCACTGCTCCAGGAACAATACAGCTATTGTACATGAAAAG GAATGATGAGGACTGGAAAGAATGCCCTGATTATATCACTGCAGGAGAAAATAGCTGTTACTTCAACACATCCTACACCTCTATTTGGATACCATATTGTGTTAAGCTTGCCAATAAAGATGAAGTATttgatgaaaaatgtttcagcgTTGATGAAATAG TACTACCTGATCCCCCTGTCCACCTTAACTGGACTCTGCTAAATACTAGTCAGACTGGGATCCATGGGGATATCCAGGTAAGATGGGATCCACCACCAACAGCAGATGTTCAGAAGGGATGGATTACTCTGGAGTATGAATTGCAGTACAAAGAAGTTAATGAGACAAAATGGAAGGAG TTAGAACCCAGGCTCTCGACAATGGTTCCACTGTACTCTCTGAAGATGGGAAGAGATTATGAGATACGAGTCCGATCAAGACAACGTACCTCCGAAAAATTTGGGGAGTTCAGTGAAGTCCTTTATGTATCTTTTTCTCAAACAGGCATTGAATTTGTTCATTGTGCTGAAG AAATTGAGTTTCCATGGTTCTTAGTTGTTATCTTCGGAGCATGTGGGCTGGCCGTAACAGTGATCTTCATCCTGCTGTCTAAACAACCAAG aataaaaatgCTCATATTTCCTCCTGTGCCTGTTCCAAAGATTAAAGGGATCGACCCAGATCTCTTGAAG AAAGGAAAGCTAGATGAAGTGAACTCCATCTTAGCCAGCCACGACAGCTACAAGTCACAGCTATACAATGATGACTTGTGGGTTGAGTTTATTGAGTTGGACATAGAAGACCCTGATGAAAAGAACAGAGTCTCAGATACTGACAGGCTCCTGAGTGAAGGTCATCTGAAATCACACAGTTGCTTGGGAGCGAAAGATGACGATTCTGGACGGGCCAGTTGTTGTGAACCAGATATTCCAGAGACAGACTTCAGTGCAAGTGACACATGTGATGCCATCTCTGATATTGATCAGTTCAAAAAGggaactgaaaaagaagaggatCTCTTGTGCCTTGATAGAAGAGATAATGATGAGTCACTTCCAACCCTTGCCAATACAGACACCCAACGGCCACATATGAGTACTCAGTCCCAAAATAGCCAGCCATGGCCACCTTTTGCAGACAGCATTGACCTAGCTAGTCCATCAGTCCATACCCAGCTAAGTAACCAGAATTCATTGACAAATACTGACTTCTATGCGCAAGTGAGTGATATTACTCCAGCAGGCAGTGTTGTACTTTCACCAGGGCAGAAATCCAAGGTGGGGAGAGCAAAATGTGAAGGCTGCACAAGACAAAACTTCACCATGGACAGTGCCTACTTCTGTGAGGCAGATGTGAAAAAATGTATTGCTGTAACTTCCCATGAAGAGTATGAGCCGCATGTTCAGGAGCAAAGCTGTAACGAGGATGCTTACTTCACCGCAGAGAGCCTTACCACTACCGGTGTCAATCTTGGAACTTCAACAGCAGAAACCCCAAACTCAGAGATGCCTGTCCCAGACTATACGTCTATTCATATCGTTCATTCTCCACAAGGCCTTGTGCTGAATGCAACTGCAGTGCGTGTGCCAGACAAGGAATTCAACGTGTCTTGTGGCTATGTGAGCACAGACCAGCTGAACAAAATCATGCCGTAG
- the GHR gene encoding growth hormone receptor isoform X5: protein MKRNDEDWKECPDYITAGENSCYFNTSYTSIWIPYCVKLANKDEVFDEKCFSVDEIVLPDPPVHLNWTLLNTSQTGIHGDIQVRWDPPPTADVQKGWITLEYELQYKEVNETKWKELEPRLSTMVPLYSLKMGRDYEIRVRSRQRTSEKFGEFSEVLYVSFSQTGIEFVHCAEEIEFPWFLVVIFGACGLAVTVIFILLSKQPRIKMLIFPPVPVPKIKGIDPDLLKKGKLDEVNSILASHDSYKSQLYNDDLWVEFIELDIEDPDEKNRVSDTDRLLSEGHLKSHSCLGAKDDDSGRASCCEPDIPETDFSASDTCDAISDIDQFKKGTEKEEDLLCLDRRDNDESLPTLANTDTQRPHMSTQSQNSQPWPPFADSIDLASPSVHTQLSNQNSLTNTDFYAQVSDITPAGSVVLSPGQKSKVGRAKCEGCTRQNFTMDSAYFCEADVKKCIAVTSHEEYEPHVQEQSCNEDAYFTAESLTTTGVNLGTSTAETPNSEMPVPDYTSIHIVHSPQGLVLNATAVRVPDKEFNVSCGYVSTDQLNKIMP from the exons ATGAAAAG GAATGATGAGGACTGGAAAGAATGCCCTGATTATATCACTGCAGGAGAAAATAGCTGTTACTTCAACACATCCTACACCTCTATTTGGATACCATATTGTGTTAAGCTTGCCAATAAAGATGAAGTATttgatgaaaaatgtttcagcgTTGATGAAATAG TACTACCTGATCCCCCTGTCCACCTTAACTGGACTCTGCTAAATACTAGTCAGACTGGGATCCATGGGGATATCCAGGTAAGATGGGATCCACCACCAACAGCAGATGTTCAGAAGGGATGGATTACTCTGGAGTATGAATTGCAGTACAAAGAAGTTAATGAGACAAAATGGAAGGAG TTAGAACCCAGGCTCTCGACAATGGTTCCACTGTACTCTCTGAAGATGGGAAGAGATTATGAGATACGAGTCCGATCAAGACAACGTACCTCCGAAAAATTTGGGGAGTTCAGTGAAGTCCTTTATGTATCTTTTTCTCAAACAGGCATTGAATTTGTTCATTGTGCTGAAG AAATTGAGTTTCCATGGTTCTTAGTTGTTATCTTCGGAGCATGTGGGCTGGCCGTAACAGTGATCTTCATCCTGCTGTCTAAACAACCAAG aataaaaatgCTCATATTTCCTCCTGTGCCTGTTCCAAAGATTAAAGGGATCGACCCAGATCTCTTGAAG AAAGGAAAGCTAGATGAAGTGAACTCCATCTTAGCCAGCCACGACAGCTACAAGTCACAGCTATACAATGATGACTTGTGGGTTGAGTTTATTGAGTTGGACATAGAAGACCCTGATGAAAAGAACAGAGTCTCAGATACTGACAGGCTCCTGAGTGAAGGTCATCTGAAATCACACAGTTGCTTGGGAGCGAAAGATGACGATTCTGGACGGGCCAGTTGTTGTGAACCAGATATTCCAGAGACAGACTTCAGTGCAAGTGACACATGTGATGCCATCTCTGATATTGATCAGTTCAAAAAGggaactgaaaaagaagaggatCTCTTGTGCCTTGATAGAAGAGATAATGATGAGTCACTTCCAACCCTTGCCAATACAGACACCCAACGGCCACATATGAGTACTCAGTCCCAAAATAGCCAGCCATGGCCACCTTTTGCAGACAGCATTGACCTAGCTAGTCCATCAGTCCATACCCAGCTAAGTAACCAGAATTCATTGACAAATACTGACTTCTATGCGCAAGTGAGTGATATTACTCCAGCAGGCAGTGTTGTACTTTCACCAGGGCAGAAATCCAAGGTGGGGAGAGCAAAATGTGAAGGCTGCACAAGACAAAACTTCACCATGGACAGTGCCTACTTCTGTGAGGCAGATGTGAAAAAATGTATTGCTGTAACTTCCCATGAAGAGTATGAGCCGCATGTTCAGGAGCAAAGCTGTAACGAGGATGCTTACTTCACCGCAGAGAGCCTTACCACTACCGGTGTCAATCTTGGAACTTCAACAGCAGAAACCCCAAACTCAGAGATGCCTGTCCCAGACTATACGTCTATTCATATCGTTCATTCTCCACAAGGCCTTGTGCTGAATGCAACTGCAGTGCGTGTGCCAGACAAGGAATTCAACGTGTCTTGTGGCTATGTGAGCACAGACCAGCTGAACAAAATCATGCCGTAG
- the GHR gene encoding growth hormone receptor isoform X1, translating to MLVNGQVAIHELEVWIFGICSLFWHWSVQMTPFLQVMVCSGDGAHTGCTTLIIDLCGKQGIQIYPKSAKGCTDLLRWPQISTCRSPELETFSCYWTDGNFYNLTAPGTIQLLYMKRNDEDWKECPDYITAGENSCYFNTSYTSIWIPYCVKLANKDEVFDEKCFSVDEIVLPDPPVHLNWTLLNTSQTGIHGDIQVRWDPPPTADVQKGWITLEYELQYKEVNETKWKELEPRLSTMVPLYSLKMGRDYEIRVRSRQRTSEKFGEFSEVLYVSFSQTGIEFVHCAEEIEFPWFLVVIFGACGLAVTVIFILLSKQPRIKMLIFPPVPVPKIKGIDPDLLKKGKLDEVNSILASHDSYKSQLYNDDLWVEFIELDIEDPDEKNRVSDTDRLLSEGHLKSHSCLGAKDDDSGRASCCEPDIPETDFSASDTCDAISDIDQFKKGTEKEEDLLCLDRRDNDESLPTLANTDTQRPHMSTQSQNSQPWPPFADSIDLASPSVHTQLSNQNSLTNTDFYAQVSDITPAGSVVLSPGQKSKVGRAKCEGCTRQNFTMDSAYFCEADVKKCIAVTSHEEYEPHVQEQSCNEDAYFTAESLTTTGVNLGTSTAETPNSEMPVPDYTSIHIVHSPQGLVLNATAVRVPDKEFNVSCGYVSTDQLNKIMP from the exons GTTTGTTCAGGAGATGGAGCTCACACAGGGTGTACAACATTGATAATTGACTTGTGTGGGAAACAAGGAATTCAGATCTACCCCAAGAGTGCCAAGGGTTGTACAG ACCTTTTGCGGTGGCCACAAATCAGCACGTGCAGATCACCTGAACTGGAGACATTTTCATGTTATTGGACTGATGGAAATTTTTATAACCTCACTGCTCCAGGAACAATACAGCTATTGTACATGAAAAG GAATGATGAGGACTGGAAAGAATGCCCTGATTATATCACTGCAGGAGAAAATAGCTGTTACTTCAACACATCCTACACCTCTATTTGGATACCATATTGTGTTAAGCTTGCCAATAAAGATGAAGTATttgatgaaaaatgtttcagcgTTGATGAAATAG TACTACCTGATCCCCCTGTCCACCTTAACTGGACTCTGCTAAATACTAGTCAGACTGGGATCCATGGGGATATCCAGGTAAGATGGGATCCACCACCAACAGCAGATGTTCAGAAGGGATGGATTACTCTGGAGTATGAATTGCAGTACAAAGAAGTTAATGAGACAAAATGGAAGGAG TTAGAACCCAGGCTCTCGACAATGGTTCCACTGTACTCTCTGAAGATGGGAAGAGATTATGAGATACGAGTCCGATCAAGACAACGTACCTCCGAAAAATTTGGGGAGTTCAGTGAAGTCCTTTATGTATCTTTTTCTCAAACAGGCATTGAATTTGTTCATTGTGCTGAAG AAATTGAGTTTCCATGGTTCTTAGTTGTTATCTTCGGAGCATGTGGGCTGGCCGTAACAGTGATCTTCATCCTGCTGTCTAAACAACCAAG aataaaaatgCTCATATTTCCTCCTGTGCCTGTTCCAAAGATTAAAGGGATCGACCCAGATCTCTTGAAG AAAGGAAAGCTAGATGAAGTGAACTCCATCTTAGCCAGCCACGACAGCTACAAGTCACAGCTATACAATGATGACTTGTGGGTTGAGTTTATTGAGTTGGACATAGAAGACCCTGATGAAAAGAACAGAGTCTCAGATACTGACAGGCTCCTGAGTGAAGGTCATCTGAAATCACACAGTTGCTTGGGAGCGAAAGATGACGATTCTGGACGGGCCAGTTGTTGTGAACCAGATATTCCAGAGACAGACTTCAGTGCAAGTGACACATGTGATGCCATCTCTGATATTGATCAGTTCAAAAAGggaactgaaaaagaagaggatCTCTTGTGCCTTGATAGAAGAGATAATGATGAGTCACTTCCAACCCTTGCCAATACAGACACCCAACGGCCACATATGAGTACTCAGTCCCAAAATAGCCAGCCATGGCCACCTTTTGCAGACAGCATTGACCTAGCTAGTCCATCAGTCCATACCCAGCTAAGTAACCAGAATTCATTGACAAATACTGACTTCTATGCGCAAGTGAGTGATATTACTCCAGCAGGCAGTGTTGTACTTTCACCAGGGCAGAAATCCAAGGTGGGGAGAGCAAAATGTGAAGGCTGCACAAGACAAAACTTCACCATGGACAGTGCCTACTTCTGTGAGGCAGATGTGAAAAAATGTATTGCTGTAACTTCCCATGAAGAGTATGAGCCGCATGTTCAGGAGCAAAGCTGTAACGAGGATGCTTACTTCACCGCAGAGAGCCTTACCACTACCGGTGTCAATCTTGGAACTTCAACAGCAGAAACCCCAAACTCAGAGATGCCTGTCCCAGACTATACGTCTATTCATATCGTTCATTCTCCACAAGGCCTTGTGCTGAATGCAACTGCAGTGCGTGTGCCAGACAAGGAATTCAACGTGTCTTGTGGCTATGTGAGCACAGACCAGCTGAACAAAATCATGCCGTAG
- the GHR gene encoding growth hormone receptor isoform X4 gives MKRTRKDLLRWPQISTCRSPELETFSCYWTDGNFYNLTAPGTIQLLYMKRNDEDWKECPDYITAGENSCYFNTSYTSIWIPYCVKLANKDEVFDEKCFSVDEIVLPDPPVHLNWTLLNTSQTGIHGDIQVRWDPPPTADVQKGWITLEYELQYKEVNETKWKELEPRLSTMVPLYSLKMGRDYEIRVRSRQRTSEKFGEFSEVLYVSFSQTGIEFVHCAEEIEFPWFLVVIFGACGLAVTVIFILLSKQPRIKMLIFPPVPVPKIKGIDPDLLKKGKLDEVNSILASHDSYKSQLYNDDLWVEFIELDIEDPDEKNRVSDTDRLLSEGHLKSHSCLGAKDDDSGRASCCEPDIPETDFSASDTCDAISDIDQFKKGTEKEEDLLCLDRRDNDESLPTLANTDTQRPHMSTQSQNSQPWPPFADSIDLASPSVHTQLSNQNSLTNTDFYAQVSDITPAGSVVLSPGQKSKVGRAKCEGCTRQNFTMDSAYFCEADVKKCIAVTSHEEYEPHVQEQSCNEDAYFTAESLTTTGVNLGTSTAETPNSEMPVPDYTSIHIVHSPQGLVLNATAVRVPDKEFNVSCGYVSTDQLNKIMP, from the exons atgaagagaacaAGGAAAG ACCTTTTGCGGTGGCCACAAATCAGCACGTGCAGATCACCTGAACTGGAGACATTTTCATGTTATTGGACTGATGGAAATTTTTATAACCTCACTGCTCCAGGAACAATACAGCTATTGTACATGAAAAG GAATGATGAGGACTGGAAAGAATGCCCTGATTATATCACTGCAGGAGAAAATAGCTGTTACTTCAACACATCCTACACCTCTATTTGGATACCATATTGTGTTAAGCTTGCCAATAAAGATGAAGTATttgatgaaaaatgtttcagcgTTGATGAAATAG TACTACCTGATCCCCCTGTCCACCTTAACTGGACTCTGCTAAATACTAGTCAGACTGGGATCCATGGGGATATCCAGGTAAGATGGGATCCACCACCAACAGCAGATGTTCAGAAGGGATGGATTACTCTGGAGTATGAATTGCAGTACAAAGAAGTTAATGAGACAAAATGGAAGGAG TTAGAACCCAGGCTCTCGACAATGGTTCCACTGTACTCTCTGAAGATGGGAAGAGATTATGAGATACGAGTCCGATCAAGACAACGTACCTCCGAAAAATTTGGGGAGTTCAGTGAAGTCCTTTATGTATCTTTTTCTCAAACAGGCATTGAATTTGTTCATTGTGCTGAAG AAATTGAGTTTCCATGGTTCTTAGTTGTTATCTTCGGAGCATGTGGGCTGGCCGTAACAGTGATCTTCATCCTGCTGTCTAAACAACCAAG aataaaaatgCTCATATTTCCTCCTGTGCCTGTTCCAAAGATTAAAGGGATCGACCCAGATCTCTTGAAG AAAGGAAAGCTAGATGAAGTGAACTCCATCTTAGCCAGCCACGACAGCTACAAGTCACAGCTATACAATGATGACTTGTGGGTTGAGTTTATTGAGTTGGACATAGAAGACCCTGATGAAAAGAACAGAGTCTCAGATACTGACAGGCTCCTGAGTGAAGGTCATCTGAAATCACACAGTTGCTTGGGAGCGAAAGATGACGATTCTGGACGGGCCAGTTGTTGTGAACCAGATATTCCAGAGACAGACTTCAGTGCAAGTGACACATGTGATGCCATCTCTGATATTGATCAGTTCAAAAAGggaactgaaaaagaagaggatCTCTTGTGCCTTGATAGAAGAGATAATGATGAGTCACTTCCAACCCTTGCCAATACAGACACCCAACGGCCACATATGAGTACTCAGTCCCAAAATAGCCAGCCATGGCCACCTTTTGCAGACAGCATTGACCTAGCTAGTCCATCAGTCCATACCCAGCTAAGTAACCAGAATTCATTGACAAATACTGACTTCTATGCGCAAGTGAGTGATATTACTCCAGCAGGCAGTGTTGTACTTTCACCAGGGCAGAAATCCAAGGTGGGGAGAGCAAAATGTGAAGGCTGCACAAGACAAAACTTCACCATGGACAGTGCCTACTTCTGTGAGGCAGATGTGAAAAAATGTATTGCTGTAACTTCCCATGAAGAGTATGAGCCGCATGTTCAGGAGCAAAGCTGTAACGAGGATGCTTACTTCACCGCAGAGAGCCTTACCACTACCGGTGTCAATCTTGGAACTTCAACAGCAGAAACCCCAAACTCAGAGATGCCTGTCCCAGACTATACGTCTATTCATATCGTTCATTCTCCACAAGGCCTTGTGCTGAATGCAACTGCAGTGCGTGTGCCAGACAAGGAATTCAACGTGTCTTGTGGCTATGTGAGCACAGACCAGCTGAACAAAATCATGCCGTAG